Proteins co-encoded in one Synechococcus elongatus PCC 6301 genomic window:
- a CDS encoding Rieske 2Fe-2S domain-containing protein produces the protein MTADVLLADAQVLPAGGPASDRFDWAEVWYPVHYLRDLNRDRPNAFTLLGRDLVIWWDRSAEQWRAFEDACPHRQVRLSEGRLDAEGRLECPYHGWAFTGTGDCAVIPQQATTGQAHTSDRACAKTLPTATAQGLLFVYAGTPERADRVPLPLVEPWGTDADWVCIDTFRDLPYDALTLLENVLDPSHLPFTHHGSVGNRANAGPMTDLKIVESDRQGFQGVWPEGPRRGKLGTQSTTFIAPSLMWHDLEADSLGRAMTVVYATPIRAGECRIFARFPFRFKSAIPRFFLRIAPTWFQHLGQNTVLEEDQIFLHHQERRIQQQGGSATYSRQCYLPTSADRFVLALHRWVDRYAGVPFPNEPLPASRSIPELLERYQSHTLHCRSCAAAWRRSKQGQTVAIAIAALSWTLAPILAVAGVSATTVILLAVLGLSAAAIAWGLKQLQRRFEQGPRQVRRNQKA, from the coding sequence ATGACTGCTGACGTGCTTTTAGCCGATGCTCAGGTTTTACCCGCCGGTGGGCCTGCCAGCGATCGCTTTGATTGGGCTGAGGTTTGGTATCCCGTTCACTACCTGCGGGATCTCAATCGCGATCGCCCGAACGCTTTCACCCTGCTGGGTCGCGATCTGGTGATTTGGTGGGATCGTAGTGCTGAACAATGGCGGGCTTTTGAGGATGCCTGTCCCCATCGCCAAGTGCGCCTGTCGGAGGGTCGCTTGGATGCCGAGGGACGGCTGGAATGTCCGTATCACGGCTGGGCTTTTACAGGGACGGGGGATTGCGCGGTTATCCCCCAACAAGCCACCACAGGGCAAGCCCACACCAGCGATCGCGCCTGCGCCAAAACGCTCCCGACGGCGACTGCACAAGGGCTGTTGTTTGTTTACGCTGGGACGCCGGAGCGAGCCGATCGCGTGCCCTTACCTTTGGTTGAACCGTGGGGGACGGATGCGGACTGGGTTTGCATCGATACCTTTCGGGATTTACCCTACGACGCCCTAACGCTGCTGGAAAACGTGCTCGATCCCAGCCACCTGCCCTTCACTCACCACGGGTCGGTGGGGAATCGCGCCAACGCGGGGCCAATGACTGATCTGAAGATTGTGGAGAGCGATCGCCAAGGCTTTCAGGGTGTTTGGCCTGAGGGGCCACGGCGCGGCAAACTGGGCACCCAATCCACGACCTTTATTGCGCCGAGCTTGATGTGGCACGACCTTGAAGCTGACAGTCTCGGGCGAGCCATGACCGTGGTCTACGCCACGCCGATTCGCGCTGGCGAATGTCGGATTTTTGCGCGCTTCCCCTTTCGCTTTAAGTCCGCCATCCCGCGCTTTTTCCTGCGGATCGCCCCAACTTGGTTTCAGCATCTGGGGCAAAACACCGTGCTGGAAGAAGACCAAATCTTTTTGCATCACCAAGAACGACGGATTCAGCAGCAGGGCGGCAGTGCCACCTACAGCCGTCAGTGTTATTTGCCGACCTCCGCCGATCGCTTTGTGCTGGCGTTGCATCGCTGGGTCGATCGCTATGCCGGTGTTCCTTTCCCCAATGAACCGCTCCCGGCGAGTCGTTCCATTCCCGAGCTGTTAGAGCGCTATCAGAGTCATACGCTGCACTGTCGCAGTTGTGCCGCCGCTTGGCGACGCTCGAAGCAAGGACAAACCGTAGCGATCGCGATCGCGGCTCTTAGTTGGACATTGGCCCCAATCCTTGCAGTGGCTGGTGTTTCAGCGACTACGGTCATCTTGCTTGCAGTTCTAGGCTTGAGTGCTGCTGCGATCGCTTGGGGCTTGAAACAGTTACAACGGCGTTTTGAACAGGGTCCTCGCCAGGTACGCCGTAACCAAAAAGCTTAA
- a CDS encoding class I SAM-dependent methyltransferase, translating into MSGSLDLDQILQVLSQSPDFGLEACRNFAQFLIKQVPDYAAAHQLILWCDRKQAAKAEQQSLDSQTINCYRTIVTEEEQLFKALDHVVVESGEPLEGNCFYYHLSLKPSALLENKRINLFSSATQAQKILEIGFNAGHSAALMLLANPNSNLLAFDICEHRYTEGCFAVLAERFPHRIDLIAGDSNTTLPLFRLEHPAVYFDLLHIDGSHSCLPNGNC; encoded by the coding sequence GTGTCTGGCAGTCTCGACTTAGATCAAATTCTGCAAGTCTTAAGTCAAAGTCCTGACTTTGGTCTTGAGGCTTGCAGGAATTTTGCTCAGTTCCTGATTAAGCAAGTCCCAGACTATGCTGCTGCCCACCAGCTCATACTTTGGTGCGATCGCAAACAAGCAGCAAAAGCGGAACAGCAATCCCTAGATTCTCAAACAATCAATTGCTATCGAACTATTGTCACTGAGGAAGAACAACTCTTCAAAGCCCTTGATCATGTAGTTGTTGAGTCTGGCGAGCCTCTAGAAGGCAATTGTTTTTACTATCACCTCAGCCTTAAACCATCTGCACTGTTGGAAAACAAGCGGATAAACTTATTTTCCTCAGCCACACAAGCCCAGAAAATATTAGAAATTGGCTTCAATGCTGGCCATAGTGCGGCTTTAATGCTGCTAGCGAATCCCAACTCAAATCTATTGGCATTCGATATTTGTGAACATCGTTATACGGAAGGATGTTTTGCCGTTTTAGCTGAGCGTTTCCCTCACCGAATTGACTTAATTGCGGGGGACTCTAATACAACTCTTCCACTCTTTCGGCTAGAGCACCCAGCAGTCTATTTTGATCTACTCCACATTGACGGCTCTCACTCATGCCTACCAAACGGCAACTGCTGA
- a CDS encoding pyridoxal-phosphate-dependent aminotransferase family protein, translating into MTVTLPSVSEKHRVRLQPLELPERLLLGPGPSNAHPAVLEAISRPPIGHLDPKFLELMTEVQGLLRYIWQTDNRLTIPVSGTGSAAMEATIANSVEPGDVVLVGVMGYFGNRLVDMAGRYGADVRTIHKPWGDVFSLAELRQALEEHRPQILALVHAETSTGAEQPLAGVGDLCREFDCLLLIDTVTSLGAVPTLLDEWGVDLAYSCSQKGLSCPPGVSPFTMGPRAEEKLARRKGKVANWYLDMSLLNQYWGSDRVYHHTAPVNMNFGIREALRLIADEGIETVWKRHRDNAEYLWAGLEDLGLTCHVPVENRLPTLTTVRIPEGVDGKAVSRQLLDEHGIEMGGGLGELAGKVWRIGLMGYNSRRENVDRLLSILADVLPRS; encoded by the coding sequence ATGACCGTCACTCTTCCGAGCGTTAGCGAAAAACACCGTGTCCGTCTCCAGCCGCTGGAGCTACCGGAGCGTCTGCTGCTCGGGCCCGGTCCGTCGAACGCCCATCCAGCTGTGCTGGAGGCGATCAGTCGGCCACCCATCGGTCACCTCGATCCTAAATTTCTCGAGTTGATGACCGAGGTACAGGGGTTGCTGCGCTACATCTGGCAAACCGATAACCGCCTGACCATTCCCGTCAGCGGCACGGGCAGTGCTGCCATGGAAGCCACGATCGCCAACAGCGTCGAGCCTGGGGATGTCGTCCTGGTCGGCGTCATGGGCTACTTCGGCAACCGCCTTGTTGATATGGCGGGTCGCTACGGCGCTGATGTGCGCACCATTCACAAGCCTTGGGGTGATGTCTTTAGCTTGGCTGAATTGCGGCAAGCTTTGGAAGAACACCGGCCACAAATCCTTGCTCTCGTTCATGCCGAGACTTCGACGGGCGCTGAACAACCGCTAGCCGGCGTTGGCGATCTCTGTCGTGAGTTTGATTGCCTCTTACTGATCGACACCGTCACCAGCTTGGGTGCGGTTCCAACCCTGCTGGATGAGTGGGGCGTCGATTTGGCCTATAGCTGCAGCCAAAAAGGGCTGAGCTGCCCGCCGGGTGTGTCGCCGTTCACGATGGGGCCCCGCGCTGAAGAGAAGCTGGCGCGCCGCAAGGGCAAAGTTGCCAACTGGTATCTGGATATGTCGTTGCTCAACCAGTACTGGGGCAGCGATCGGGTTTACCACCACACTGCGCCGGTGAACATGAACTTCGGCATCCGTGAGGCGCTGCGCCTGATTGCCGACGAAGGTATCGAAACAGTCTGGAAGCGCCACCGCGACAATGCCGAATATCTCTGGGCAGGCTTGGAGGATTTGGGCCTGACCTGTCACGTCCCAGTCGAAAATCGCCTGCCGACCCTGACGACTGTGCGGATTCCTGAGGGCGTCGATGGCAAAGCCGTCAGCCGTCAACTGCTGGATGAACACGGCATCGAAATGGGCGGTGGCTTGGGCGAATTGGCAGGTAAAGTCTGGCGGATCGGCCTGATGGGCTACAACAGCCGTCGCGAAAATGTCGATCGCTTGCTGAGCATTCTGGCAGACGTTCTCCCCCGCTCTTAA
- a CDS encoding alpha/beta fold hydrolase, protein MTVTPTTPQVRQGQLPTGERYIYEIWGDLTTGQTPLLLVHPVGVGLWRRFWQRFCQAWCAQSDRPLIVPDLLGCGDSDMDQKPYSPQNWAEQLAHLLQIEIQQPAIVVAQGALMPAAVALAEIQPELVLGLAFSGPPAWRVIERKQTAQQQRRLWRLFCSPLGWLFFQYARTPFFLRRFSQRQLFARAEQVDREWMQLLAEGSRKKASRHAVYAFLSRNWQQGWGDRLAKMTQPTLLLFGEGASSISRDGWKEDARDRLQAYAQVMPCNQGQILPGRNVLPYEATAAFIAALTEFCANYFTPQQFNDAVQ, encoded by the coding sequence ATGACTGTGACGCCGACAACTCCCCAAGTACGTCAGGGACAGCTACCGACCGGTGAGCGCTACATCTACGAGATTTGGGGCGATTTAACAACCGGTCAAACACCGTTGCTGCTAGTGCATCCGGTGGGCGTGGGTCTTTGGCGGCGATTTTGGCAGCGCTTCTGTCAGGCTTGGTGCGCCCAGAGCGATCGCCCACTGATCGTGCCGGATCTGCTGGGCTGCGGCGACAGTGATATGGATCAGAAGCCCTACAGCCCGCAAAATTGGGCTGAGCAACTGGCACATCTGCTCCAGATCGAAATTCAGCAGCCCGCGATCGTGGTGGCCCAAGGAGCGTTGATGCCCGCAGCCGTCGCTCTTGCTGAAATCCAGCCAGAGTTAGTCCTAGGGCTGGCGTTTTCGGGGCCGCCCGCTTGGCGCGTGATTGAGCGCAAACAAACGGCTCAACAGCAGCGGCGGCTCTGGCGACTGTTTTGCTCACCCCTAGGCTGGCTCTTTTTTCAGTACGCTCGCACGCCCTTTTTCCTGCGCCGCTTCTCGCAGCGACAACTGTTTGCCCGAGCGGAGCAAGTCGATCGCGAATGGATGCAGCTCTTGGCAGAAGGCAGCCGGAAGAAGGCTTCCCGTCATGCGGTTTACGCGTTCCTCAGTCGTAATTGGCAACAGGGCTGGGGCGATCGCCTTGCCAAAATGACCCAACCGACGCTGCTGCTCTTTGGCGAAGGGGCAAGTAGTATCAGCCGCGATGGATGGAAGGAGGACGCTCGCGATCGCCTACAGGCTTACGCCCAAGTCATGCCCTGCAATCAGGGTCAGATTCTGCCCGGTCGCAACGTTCTTCCCTACGAAGCCACTGCTGCTTTCATCGCAGCCCTTACAGAGTTCTGCGCCAACTATTTCACTCCGCAACAGTTCAACGATGCAGTGCAGTAG
- the apcB gene encoding allophycocyanin subunit beta gives MRDAVSSLIAGYDLAGKYLDRNAVDSLRAYFAEGNARVQAAEIINANAASLVRDASAQLFEEVPELLRPGGNAYTTRRYSACLRDLDYYLRYATYALVAGNTEVLDERVLQGLRETYTSLGVPSGPTVRGIAILRDRVRQLVEQAGISNAAFVEVPFDHLGRNLAEQDI, from the coding sequence ATGCGAGATGCGGTTAGCAGTCTAATTGCCGGCTACGACCTGGCTGGCAAATACTTGGATCGCAATGCGGTCGATAGTCTTCGGGCCTACTTTGCCGAAGGCAATGCCCGCGTCCAAGCGGCAGAAATCATCAACGCCAATGCCGCCAGCCTTGTGCGCGATGCCAGTGCTCAACTCTTTGAAGAGGTTCCTGAGCTGTTGCGTCCGGGCGGCAATGCCTACACGACCCGTCGTTACTCGGCTTGCCTGCGCGACCTCGACTACTATCTTCGCTACGCGACCTATGCCTTGGTGGCTGGTAACACCGAAGTCCTTGACGAGCGCGTTCTCCAAGGTCTGCGGGAAACCTATACGTCCCTAGGCGTGCCCAGCGGCCCAACGGTGCGCGGCATTGCTATCCTGCGCGATCGCGTGCGGCAGCTAGTTGAGCAGGCTGGCATCAGCAATGCCGCCTTTGTTGAAGTGCCGTTCGATCACCTCGGACGCAACCTCGCAGAGCAAGACATCTAA
- the glnA gene encoding type I glutamate--ammonia ligase encodes MPETAQEVLQLIQEKGIQLVDLKFIDMPGIWQHLTLHVSQIDENSFVEGVPFDGSSIRGWKAINESDMTMVPDPTTAWIDPFMKEPTLSMICTIYEPRTNTPYERCPRAIAQKAVDYLKASGIGDTAYFGPEAEFFIFDDVRFDQAENKSYYYVDSIEGRWNSGREEEGGNLGYKPRYKEGYFPVAPTDTSQDMRSEMLLTMADCGVPIEKHHHEVATGGQCELGFRFGKLIEAADWLMTYKYVIKNVGRRYGKTITFMPKLLFNDNGSGMHTHQSIWNDGQPLFAGDQYAGLSQMALWYIGGILKHAPALLALTNPTTNSYKRLVPGFEAPVNLAYSQGNRSASVRIPLSGTNPKAKRLEFRCPDATSNPYLAFAAMLCAGIDGIKNQIDLGEPLDVDIYDLSPEELAKIPSTPGSLKDALKALEADHDFLTVGGVFTEDFIQNWIEYKLDNEVIPISLRSHPYEFALYYDC; translated from the coding sequence ATGCCTGAGACCGCTCAAGAGGTCCTTCAGCTTATTCAAGAGAAGGGTATCCAGCTTGTCGATTTGAAATTTATCGACATGCCGGGGATTTGGCAGCACTTGACACTACACGTCAGCCAAATCGACGAAAACAGCTTTGTTGAGGGCGTTCCCTTCGACGGTTCCAGCATCCGGGGCTGGAAAGCGATCAACGAGTCGGACATGACGATGGTGCCCGATCCAACCACTGCTTGGATCGACCCATTCATGAAAGAGCCGACGCTCAGCATGATCTGTACGATCTACGAGCCGCGCACTAACACCCCCTACGAGCGCTGCCCCCGGGCGATCGCTCAAAAAGCGGTGGATTACCTCAAAGCTAGCGGGATCGGTGACACGGCTTACTTCGGCCCCGAAGCAGAATTCTTCATCTTTGATGACGTTCGCTTCGATCAGGCTGAGAACAAGAGCTACTACTACGTCGATTCGATCGAAGGCCGCTGGAACTCCGGCCGCGAAGAAGAAGGCGGTAACCTCGGCTATAAGCCTCGCTACAAAGAGGGCTACTTCCCAGTGGCCCCGACCGACACCAGCCAAGATATGCGTAGTGAAATGCTGCTGACCATGGCTGATTGTGGCGTGCCAATTGAGAAGCACCACCACGAAGTGGCGACCGGCGGCCAGTGTGAGCTAGGCTTCCGCTTCGGCAAGCTGATCGAAGCAGCGGACTGGCTGATGACCTACAAGTACGTGATCAAAAACGTGGGTCGTCGCTACGGCAAAACGATTACCTTCATGCCCAAATTGCTGTTCAACGACAACGGTTCTGGTATGCATACCCACCAGTCGATTTGGAATGATGGTCAGCCGCTGTTTGCGGGCGACCAGTATGCTGGCCTGAGCCAAATGGCGCTCTGGTACATCGGCGGTATCCTCAAGCACGCGCCGGCCTTGTTGGCTCTCACCAACCCCACCACCAACTCCTACAAGCGCCTTGTGCCTGGCTTTGAAGCGCCGGTCAACTTGGCCTACTCCCAAGGCAACCGCTCGGCTTCGGTGCGGATTCCCCTTTCAGGCACCAACCCGAAAGCGAAGCGCTTGGAGTTCCGTTGTCCTGACGCGACCTCCAACCCCTACTTGGCGTTTGCGGCGATGCTCTGCGCTGGTATCGACGGCATCAAGAACCAAATTGACTTGGGCGAACCGCTGGATGTGGACATCTACGACCTCAGCCCCGAAGAGCTGGCTAAAATCCCCAGCACCCCGGGTTCACTCAAGGATGCGCTGAAAGCACTAGAGGCCGATCACGACTTCCTGACTGTGGGCGGCGTCTTCACGGAAGACTTCATCCAGAACTGGATCGAGTACAAGCTCGACAACGAAGTGATTCCGATCAGCCTGCGTTCGCACCCCTACGAATTCGCGCTCTACTACGACTGCTAA
- a CDS encoding HlyD family secretion protein, with protein MPESITEPKSSPTPRLPSPPDRRTFFRYARIALGVGLISLAAYILWLRNSSVSSRVGYINGTVIKLYAPIPGVAQLKPLEPGQALQKGQVLGEITNDRNPELETDRQNLVTRLAQAEAERAAFDAQIASREQVRSQILSKANNQQQLEEQFFQQGSDRTRNELRQAQESLAFAEIEAKRYQSLVESGAVSQQLADAALSQAREARAVVAAKQNELQRQRASLLAIRQGLQLDSARTLSIPELRLLDLEKELVDLTLKRQTVNTTIQEIRLEIINIQEQIKLQKKALIKAPIQGVVWSIINRTGLLGIPLTAGDPLLEMVTCEDTWITALVSERDRNRLRVGQQADIRLLDGSNTNILGRIRSIRGGPGKVTAGTDVAVPPPDLVRNELEVQVSLLEKPPALGAGNFCGIGQSVTVNFNP; from the coding sequence GTGCCAGAATCCATCACTGAACCTAAGAGCTCGCCAACGCCCCGTCTGCCCTCGCCCCCCGATCGCCGCACCTTCTTTCGCTATGCCAGAATTGCCCTCGGCGTAGGCCTCATCTCGCTAGCAGCCTACATACTCTGGCTGCGCAACAGCAGCGTTTCCAGTCGAGTTGGCTATATTAATGGCACTGTTATTAAGTTATATGCCCCGATTCCTGGGGTCGCACAACTCAAGCCGCTAGAGCCGGGGCAAGCCTTGCAAAAAGGGCAGGTACTCGGTGAGATTACGAACGATCGCAATCCAGAATTGGAAACCGATCGCCAAAATCTGGTGACGCGTTTGGCCCAAGCTGAAGCAGAGCGAGCTGCTTTCGATGCCCAAATCGCGAGTCGTGAGCAGGTGCGATCGCAAATTCTCAGCAAGGCCAATAACCAGCAACAACTTGAGGAACAGTTCTTTCAGCAGGGGTCTGACCGAACCCGTAATGAATTACGCCAAGCTCAAGAAAGTCTGGCCTTTGCGGAAATCGAGGCAAAACGATATCAAAGTTTGGTGGAGAGTGGTGCTGTCTCACAGCAACTAGCAGACGCTGCCTTGTCGCAGGCACGTGAGGCAAGAGCGGTAGTAGCGGCCAAACAAAATGAGTTACAGCGCCAACGAGCGTCCCTCTTAGCGATTCGTCAAGGATTACAGCTCGATTCAGCTCGAACTCTAAGTATTCCAGAACTACGACTTCTCGATCTGGAAAAAGAACTAGTCGACCTGACTCTGAAACGACAGACTGTTAACACAACAATTCAAGAAATTCGCCTTGAGATTATCAATATTCAAGAGCAGATTAAACTTCAGAAAAAAGCCTTAATTAAGGCTCCGATTCAAGGAGTTGTTTGGTCAATTATCAATCGAACTGGACTGTTAGGTATTCCACTAACGGCGGGTGATCCGCTGTTGGAAATGGTGACCTGTGAAGACACCTGGATCACGGCTTTAGTTTCTGAGCGCGATCGCAATCGACTGCGAGTGGGTCAACAAGCAGATATTCGTCTACTGGATGGCAGCAATACAAACATTTTGGGCCGAATTCGCTCGATTCGAGGAGGACCCGGTAAAGTCACTGCCGGAACTGATGTCGCAGTACCTCCGCCGGATTTAGTGCGCAATGAACTAGAAGTTCAGGTGAGTCTCCTCGAGAAACCGCCAGCCTTGGGAGCCGGAAATTTCTGTGGCATTGGTCAAAGTGTGACCGTCAACTTTAATCCCTAG
- a CDS encoding glycosyltransferase family 2 protein — translation MQLKQLRKLAPEISFLLIAGLTLLAILLLQFDWQNAFANLIGLWYSGQALFKPEGSTLENLLYPAFVWLAITFLLKELSPQPSFWPRLITSIGIAVLGIRYELWRFFGSLNLDDPLNGTLSVLLFFAELLTVVNTIAFFLHTIFSYDRSPEADILSQAVISQAYQPSVDIILPTYNEGVDILRRSVIACQAMDYSNKKVFLLDDTRRPEVRALAEELGCGYFDRPDNKHAKAGNINHALPYLSGELLVVFDADFVPSKNFLIRTIGFFQDPKTGLLQTPQHFFNEDPISVNLGLEGILNNEQSLFFRFIQPSRDYFNSVVCCGTCFVIRRSALDEIGGIPTESITEDYFTSIKLQTHGYRVKYLNEALAAGLAPETISAYVNQRLRWGQGTLQSLFTDSNFLTVPGLNWQERLSQSLSIVYWFLSIPRVVFLVVPLAFLIFGLAPLRATVNEILYFFLPYYIANIMAFSWLTEGRRSAFWSDVYETIICVPMAITILRTLVSPKGKPFKVTPKGDTNSDGITINWSLITPLLTVMILTIIGIVMRSSSLQDTNVNPDSLVINIVWAVYNLSLLLICILVAIDVPQRRHTRFSHEEACELRLGAVVFSGVTEDLSEEGGRILLNRFEGLVDIEDEAPQTTLEGIFRLRSPSPLADMPIHAEVRWHDRRALAALRFEAAVTEVEVRLYFSNLTLAEQRRLIPYLYCQPGQWQDLQVPEFKTAWAMLQSVFRLHPLANSR, via the coding sequence ATGCAATTAAAACAACTGCGAAAACTTGCTCCTGAAATCTCTTTTCTTCTAATTGCTGGCCTCACGTTACTTGCAATATTACTGCTGCAATTTGATTGGCAAAATGCTTTTGCTAACTTGATTGGATTATGGTACTCAGGTCAAGCTCTGTTCAAGCCGGAGGGATCCACACTAGAGAACTTACTCTATCCCGCCTTTGTTTGGCTAGCGATTACTTTTCTACTCAAGGAGCTTTCTCCTCAACCGTCATTTTGGCCTCGACTGATCACGAGCATCGGCATTGCAGTTCTAGGAATCCGTTACGAGCTATGGCGATTCTTCGGAAGCCTCAATCTCGACGATCCCCTCAATGGCACTCTATCTGTTCTACTCTTTTTTGCTGAATTGCTGACAGTTGTTAATACAATCGCATTTTTTCTCCATACAATTTTTAGCTATGATCGCTCGCCAGAAGCAGACATCCTCAGCCAAGCAGTGATCAGCCAAGCCTATCAACCAAGCGTTGATATTATTCTGCCCACCTACAACGAAGGGGTTGATATCCTCAGAAGATCGGTCATTGCTTGCCAGGCAATGGACTATTCTAATAAAAAGGTCTTTCTTCTCGACGATACTCGTCGTCCAGAAGTTCGAGCGCTTGCAGAAGAATTAGGCTGCGGCTACTTCGATCGCCCAGACAACAAACATGCGAAGGCAGGTAATATCAACCATGCCTTGCCCTACTTATCTGGAGAATTATTAGTTGTTTTTGACGCAGATTTTGTCCCTAGTAAAAACTTTCTAATTCGAACAATTGGATTTTTCCAAGATCCAAAAACGGGCCTGCTACAAACGCCTCAGCATTTTTTTAATGAAGATCCGATTTCAGTCAACCTTGGACTTGAAGGAATTTTGAATAACGAACAAAGTTTATTTTTTCGGTTTATTCAACCAAGCCGGGACTATTTTAACTCAGTCGTTTGCTGTGGTACCTGCTTTGTTATTCGGCGATCGGCACTCGATGAGATTGGTGGAATTCCGACGGAAAGTATCACTGAAGACTACTTTACTTCGATTAAGCTGCAAACTCATGGCTATCGCGTCAAGTATCTCAATGAGGCATTGGCAGCAGGCCTAGCACCGGAAACTATTAGCGCCTATGTTAATCAGCGACTTCGTTGGGGGCAGGGAACTCTCCAGTCCCTCTTTACAGATTCCAATTTTCTAACGGTCCCAGGCCTCAACTGGCAGGAGCGCCTTTCCCAGTCACTCAGTATCGTTTACTGGTTCCTATCGATTCCTAGAGTTGTCTTTCTCGTTGTTCCCTTAGCATTTCTGATATTTGGGTTGGCACCTCTCCGTGCTACTGTCAATGAAATTCTTTATTTTTTCCTTCCATATTACATCGCAAATATCATGGCATTTTCTTGGCTGACAGAAGGAAGGCGATCCGCATTTTGGTCTGATGTTTATGAGACGATTATTTGTGTGCCAATGGCAATTACTATTCTCAGGACTTTAGTTAGCCCTAAGGGAAAACCTTTTAAAGTGACACCCAAGGGGGATACTAATTCTGATGGAATCACAATTAACTGGTCGCTCATTACTCCTCTCTTAACAGTAATGATCCTGACTATAATTGGAATTGTTATGAGGAGTTCTAGTCTGCAAGATACGAATGTAAATCCCGATAGCTTAGTAATTAATATAGTTTGGGCTGTTTATAACTTATCACTGCTGCTCATTTGTATTCTTGTCGCAATCGATGTTCCTCAACGCCGTCACACTCGGTTTTCCCATGAAGAAGCTTGTGAATTGCGTCTGGGAGCAGTTGTCTTTTCAGGGGTTACTGAAGACCTTTCAGAAGAAGGGGGGCGAATCTTACTGAATCGCTTCGAGGGTTTAGTGGATATTGAGGATGAAGCACCTCAAACTACTTTGGAAGGAATTTTTCGTCTGCGATCGCCTAGCCCTTTAGCTGACATGCCAATTCATGCAGAAGTGAGATGGCACGATCGCCGTGCTCTTGCTGCTCTACGTTTTGAGGCTGCTGTAACTGAGGTAGAGGTACGCCTTTACTTCTCAAATCTGACGCTTGCAGAACAGCGCCGCTTAATTCCTTATCTCTACTGCCAGCCCGGCCAGTGGCAAGACTTACAAGTGCCTGAATTCAAGACAGCTTGGGCTATGCTTCAATCGGTCTTTCGTCTGCATCCCTTGGCAAATAGCCGCTGA
- a CDS encoding linear amide C-N hydrolase, with protein sequence MTNTLGIAAIACACFLLASAPVQACTRAVYQGPEGTIITGRSMDWKDEIPANLWLFPRGLQRDGAVGPNSVTWVSKYGSVVASAFDIASADGMNEKGLVANLLWLAESKYPEYKPSQKGLSVAAWVQYVLDNFATVEEAVNALRSEPFVVVSANIPGTDRFATLHLSVSDAKGDNAIFEYIDGKLVIHHSMDYTVMTNSPTFEKQLALDGYWQQVGGLNMLPGTNRAADRFVRASFYIDAIPKTTDTRVAVASVFSVIRNASVPFGISSEEEPNISSTRWRSLSDQKNLVYYFETTLTPNTFWVDLKKVDFSENRPVKRLLASNNEVYAGDALNSFQNAKPFEFAGL encoded by the coding sequence ATGACCAATACTCTCGGAATTGCTGCGATCGCCTGTGCTTGCTTTTTATTAGCTTCAGCCCCAGTTCAAGCCTGTACAAGGGCCGTCTATCAAGGGCCTGAAGGCACAATCATTACGGGGCGATCGATGGATTGGAAGGATGAAATTCCAGCAAATCTATGGTTGTTTCCCAGAGGGTTACAGCGAGATGGAGCAGTGGGACCTAACTCTGTAACTTGGGTCTCAAAATATGGCAGTGTTGTCGCCAGTGCCTTCGATATTGCCAGTGCAGATGGCATGAATGAGAAAGGCCTTGTCGCTAATCTACTTTGGCTCGCTGAGTCGAAGTATCCAGAGTATAAACCTAGTCAGAAAGGCTTATCGGTTGCTGCTTGGGTTCAGTACGTTCTCGATAATTTCGCTACGGTCGAAGAAGCTGTAAATGCACTGCGATCGGAACCATTTGTGGTTGTATCCGCTAACATTCCCGGCACCGACCGCTTTGCCACACTACACCTTTCAGTTTCCGATGCGAAAGGAGACAATGCCATCTTTGAATATATCGATGGCAAGCTCGTCATTCATCACAGCATGGACTACACAGTGATGACGAACTCCCCCACCTTTGAAAAGCAGTTGGCATTAGATGGCTACTGGCAACAAGTTGGCGGTTTAAATATGCTGCCAGGAACAAATCGGGCTGCTGATCGCTTTGTTAGAGCATCTTTTTATATTGATGCCATTCCTAAGACAACAGATACTAGGGTCGCTGTTGCAAGTGTCTTTAGTGTAATTCGCAATGCATCTGTGCCCTTCGGTATCTCCTCTGAGGAAGAGCCGAATATCTCTTCAACTCGCTGGCGGTCTTTATCTGACCAGAAAAATTTAGTCTACTACTTTGAGACAACTCTAACACCCAATACTTTCTGGGTTGATCTCAAGAAAGTTGATTTTAGCGAGAACCGACCTGTCAAGCGACTATTGGCTTCAAACAATGAAGTCTATGCGGGTGATGCCCTCAATTCATTCCAGAACGCCAAGCCATTCGAGTTTGCCGGACTATAA